One part of the Lotus japonicus ecotype B-129 chromosome 2, LjGifu_v1.2 genome encodes these proteins:
- the LOC130737485 gene encoding DNA-directed RNA polymerase II subunit RPB7 isoform X1, translating to MFFHIVLERNMQLHPRYFGRNLRDNLVAKLMKDVEGTCSGRHGFVVAVTGIENVGKGLIRDGTGFVTFPVKYQCVVFRPFKGEILEAVVTMVNKMGFFAEAGPVQIFVSNHLIPDDMEFQSGDMPNYTTSDGSVKIQKDSEVRLKIIGTRVDATEIFCIGTIKDDFLGVINDPVAI from the exons ATGTTTTTCCACATAGTGCTGGAACGGAACATGCAGCTGCACCCACGTTACTTTGGCCGTAATCTTCGTGATAATCTTGTTGCCAAGCTAATGAAAGATGTGGAAGGAACTTGCAG TGGTCGGCATGGATTTGTGGTGGCGGTTACAGGGATAGAAAATGTTGGAAAAGGGTTAATTCGTGATGGTACAGGGTTCGTGACATTTCCGGTTAAGTACCAATGTGTCGTCTTCAGACCATTTAAGGGAGAGATCTTAGAAGCTGTTGTTACCATGGTGAATAAG ATGGGATTTTTTGCTGAAGCTGGACCTGTTCAAATCTTCGTCTCAAACCAT TTGATTCCAGATGATATGGAGTTCCAGTCTGGTGACATGCCAAATTACACTACTTCAGATGGATCA GTTAAGATTCAGAAAGATAGTGAAGTGAGACTAAAGATAATTGGGACTCGAGTGGATGCTACCGAAATT tTCTGCATAGGAACCATAAAAGATGATTTCTTGGGTGTGATCAACGACCCTGTAGCAATCTAA
- the LOC130737485 gene encoding DNA-directed RNA polymerase II subunit RPB7 isoform X2 — MFFHIVLERNMQLHPRYFGRNLRDNLVAKLMKDVEGTCSGRHGFVVAVTGIENVGKGLIRDGTGFVTFPVKYQCVVFRPFKGEILEAVVTMMGFFAEAGPVQIFVSNHLIPDDMEFQSGDMPNYTTSDGSVKIQKDSEVRLKIIGTRVDATEIFCIGTIKDDFLGVINDPVAI; from the exons ATGTTTTTCCACATAGTGCTGGAACGGAACATGCAGCTGCACCCACGTTACTTTGGCCGTAATCTTCGTGATAATCTTGTTGCCAAGCTAATGAAAGATGTGGAAGGAACTTGCAG TGGTCGGCATGGATTTGTGGTGGCGGTTACAGGGATAGAAAATGTTGGAAAAGGGTTAATTCGTGATGGTACAGGGTTCGTGACATTTCCGGTTAAGTACCAATGTGTCGTCTTCAGACCATTTAAGGGAGAGATCTTAGAAGCTGTTGTTACCATG ATGGGATTTTTTGCTGAAGCTGGACCTGTTCAAATCTTCGTCTCAAACCAT TTGATTCCAGATGATATGGAGTTCCAGTCTGGTGACATGCCAAATTACACTACTTCAGATGGATCA GTTAAGATTCAGAAAGATAGTGAAGTGAGACTAAAGATAATTGGGACTCGAGTGGATGCTACCGAAATT tTCTGCATAGGAACCATAAAAGATGATTTCTTGGGTGTGATCAACGACCCTGTAGCAATCTAA